The Ipomoea triloba cultivar NCNSP0323 chromosome 14, ASM357664v1 region GATAAATGACATTAATTCCACAAACTATCCAGGATGTGATGCACTTGCATGTACGGTATGTATGGTTTTCTACTTTTCATATGGTTTCCATGGTGAATGTGATGCCTTATAGATTCTATATTCTTGTGTTCGTCAGTTTGAAGCATTGGCCTTTGGCAGCACTGCTATGTGTGGACCTGCTACTTTCTGGTTCTGGTTTATATCAGCTGTTACATTCTACTGTGCAACCTGGGAGCAGTGAGTTTCAATTGATATTTGATTTGTTACAATATTACATTACTGTTGCCTTTTTATCGAAGTTTACTGATTAGCTATGGCTGATTGTAAATTAGAATTTTCCAGAGGCCTCTGTTTGGTATCTGATTGTAAATTAGAATTTTCCAGAGGCCTCTGTTTGGTATCTTTAATTTTCCTGTATGCATGTGGAGGCCTCTGTTTGGTATCTTTAATTTTCCTGTATGCATGTGGATATATCAATTGATATTTGATTTGCTACAATATTACATTACTGTTGCCTTTTTATCGAAGTTTACTGATTAGCTATGGCTGATTGTAAATTAGAATTTTCCAGAGGCCTCTGTTTGGTATCTTTAATTTTCCTGTATGCATGTGGATATATCAATTGATATTTGATTTGCTACAATATTACATTACTGTTGCCTTGTTATCGAAGTTTACTGATTAGCTATGGCTGATTGTAAATTAGAATTTTCCAGAGGCCTCTGTTTGGTATCTTTAATTTTCCTGTATGCATGTGGATATATCAATTGATATTTGATTTGCTACAATATTACATTACTGTTGCCTTGTTATCGAAGTTTACTGATTAGCTATGGCTGATTGTAAATTAGAATTTTCCAGAGGCCTCTGTTTGGTATCTTTAATTTTCCTGTATGCATGTGGATATATCAATTGATATTTGATTTGCTACAATATTACATTACTGTTGCCTTGTTATCGAAGTTTACTGATTAGCTATGGCTGATTGTAAATTAGAATTTTCCAGAGGCCTCTGTTTGGTATCTTTAATTTTCCTGTATGCATGTGGATATATCAATTGATATTTGATTTGCTACAATATTACATTACTGTTGCCTTGTTATCGAAGTTTACTGATTAGCTATGGCTGATTGTAAATTAGAATTTTCCAGAGGCCTCTGTTTGGTATCTTTAATTTTCCTGTATGCATGTGGATATATCAATTGATATTTGATTTGCTACAATATTACATTACTGTTGCCTTGTTATCGAAGTTTACTGATTAGCTATGGCTGATTGTAAATTAGAATTTTCCAGAGGCCTCTGTTTGGTATCTTTAATTTTCCTGTATGCATGTGGATATATCAATTGATATTTGATTTGCTACAATATTACATTACTGTTGCCTTGTTATCGAAGTTTACTGATTAGCTATGGCTGATTGTAAATTAGAATTTTCCAGAGGCCTCTGTTTGGTATCTTTAATTTTCCTGTATGCATGTGGATATATCAATTGATATTTGATTTGCTACAATATTACATTACTGTTGCCTTGTTATCGAAGTTTACTGATTAGCTATGGCTGATTGTAAATTAGAATTTTCCAGAGGCCTCTGTTTGGTATCTTTAATTTTCCTGTATGCATGTGGATATATCAATTGATATTTGATTTGCTACAATATTACATTACTGTTGCCTTTTTATCGAAGTTTACTGATTAGCTATGGCTGATTGTAAATTAGAATTTTCCAGAGGCCTCTGTTTGGTATCTTTAATTTTCCTGTATGCATGTGatatatgcatttttattattttcataaatatggaCCGAGTACAAAATTACCAGTATATATTGCTTTGAATACTAGAACATTAAACTCTGCCCAGTTAAGAAGACACTAAATCCTTCTTCTTGCAGTTATTTCACCAACACTCTAATTCTTCCAGCAATAAATGGTCCTACAGAGGGTCTCATGCTGATATATTTTGCCCATTTCTTTACTGCTTTAGTTGGTATTTTCACTTATCAAACCCTCCTACCTCAGTAGTTTAGTATTTGTTTCCCATGTTCTCATCTAGTTCTGCCATTTAATTAGCTTGAGACTTCCTTCAGGTGCCGAGTGGTGGGCTCAACCGTTTGGGAAGTCCCTGCCAGTTTTTAGTTGGGTTCCATTTATAGATGGTGAGATATGCATACCTTGAATGATTTGAGTTTGAAAGCAAATTCTAGCATCTTTTGTATTAAAGAAAATGGTACTTTGTATATTGTGTTATCCTTACTCCTTAGCGGTTCTTATTTCTTGTTGACTTCAAtttccctttttattttatttttctctcgtTCTGTCATATTCTTGTGCTCCATACTCCATAGGAACTTTGTTGTTTTGTATATCATATTGTGTAGGATATACCATATAAATGCTCGGAAATAGATGGGCTGCtttatctttttgtttatttttacatttcagAAATCTCAACAGTTAGAGCTGTGCTGCTTCTGATGATAGTCTTTGGTGTTATACCAACAGTATCATTCAAGTAAGTGCTTCTAATGGCTCAAGGATAATTTTAGTTGTCCATCCTAATTGATTCTTACATTACTTTAACAGTTTTAAGCATTTGAAATAGTTCATATTTTAAGCTGATATGTTAGTTCTATGTAGTATTACATATTAGCCAGTATGAATGCTCTTTAAGTTGGTTCTATAATTTTCAGTGTGCAAAATGTGTACAAGGTTGTCACTGCCAAAAAGGGAAGTATGCTGCTAGCACTGGCCATGGTATGCGTGTAAATAAATCActgaaaaacaatatttttcccTCCCCCTTTTGTATATCTTCCAGCCATTGACAGATGTATTGCACCAATGACTTTGACAGCTTTATCCATTTGTCGTGCTGTTGGGAGGAGTACTTCTCTGGTAGTCTTTTTGCCTTTTGATTGCCTTTACTCACTAAATTTTGAAGGATTTTgcttcaatatttatttttacctgtTATGCAGGGAATATATTTCTCCATATGGTTTGATGGGGAACTATCCACATTTGTTCATTGTGGGAACTGGGCTTGCATTTGGATTTCTTGTGGTAATTTGTTGGTTCATGCTCTTGGTTCCTTGCTTGAATATTGTGGTTTTATGGACTgaaattgttttgttttatgtGAATTAAGAGGCAACTGAAAAAATGGTCTATTAATGAGATCTTTTATCAAGAAATAGTAAAGATTGACTCAGACCCCATTATCGTGGTTCATATACATTTTCTATGCTACTTCCTGTTTCTATTGAATGCCATGCTTTGTTGTACTCTGCATTATGTGTTTCTGAAGAGGATTGTTCTGCAGGGAAGGATGATTCTGTCTCACTTGTGTGATGAACCCAAGGGCCTGAAAACtagcatgtgcatggtaacttTACTTTTCTGGTTAATAAACTACTGTAAATCATGTTGCAACTGAACTTGACTTGTGAACCTAAagataatctatatatatactgattTGAAGCagataatttttgtttttatgcaGACCaatcatttttaatattatccaCAATGTATTCATTATTGATATTCTTGGTATCAATATGGTATGGACATTGAGAATTATTTTTCTGAGTTCAATTGAATTTTACTATTGTTAGCTTTAATTGCTCAGGCTGAATCTATCTGGATAAAATGTTGTTTCATCTGCATATTGATGACTGAatgaaaaagagttaattttctTCACTGAAATTTCTGTATTATAGTTTCTTATTTATACTTAAACCTTAAGAACCGTTTTCCTGTTGCAGTCTTTGCTATATCTGCCTTTTGCCATAGCTAATGCACTCACTGCTAGACTTAATGATGGGTAAGTGGAACACAAATCCTGCTTCTTGAATatcaattttattcatttttgaaTGTCCTGTACTCCTTTTATTGtaatgtgtttgtgtttttatttgTGGCAGTATTCCTTTAGTTGATGAGTTCTGGATTCTCCTTGGGTTTTGTGTGTACTCAGGTACTTCATTCTCTTATGTGCTCAACTGCTCATGATCTGTTTCACATGGGTAGACTGTGCTTTCCTGTTTGCTGTAATTTATTCCTATTGTACTTAAACGACACTTTGAACAGATAGACAATTGATGTACAATTTTAAGGTTGCAATTACTGGGGgcttaatgtatattatttgactTATTATCCAAATAATACTTCTAACACCtagattttgttttatttttttttcccttttggtCCTGCTTGCATTTATGTGTTAACGATTATTCTGTCTCCTGACATTGTGGATGAACACCGTTGTCTTCGATTATTTTCAGTGTCACTCTATTTGCATTTTGCAACATCAGTCATTCATGAGATAACCGCAGCACTGGGAATTTCCTGTTTCAGGTAAGTGAATTTGATTAGTTCTTTCTTTAACTAATAAAAATTTGGTAATTTAACGTTTGTTAGTTTTCGTTACAGCTATTGGTCTTTGATGAAATTTTGAAGAATTTCTAGTCTCATGAAATTCATCCCCGGATGTGTGTTAAACTAAGATTTTGCTAATGCATCCTCTTTGAATGGCAGGATAACACGAAAGGAGGCTTGAGCGTAATTTTATTCAGCCGCTATCTCTTTAGGGTATGCTCAGGTTGTTTTGTGGATGAGCTAAAGTATGGCTATGGTTTTATATGCTGAATCTGCAATTGCTTTTCATGCCATTGCTTTGGAGCTTGGGATCACGAAAATGGGGCTTTGAAGCcttttagatatatatagtattgaaaaattttaataggGTAATGAGCTTAGTTTTTATTGGCAGTTCCATAAGAATTTTAAAGGAATCCCTTGTACTGATTCTAtcttttaattaatgattttatgAAAATGCTAATTGGAGAAGGTTTTGTGAGTGAGTGGAATGAAAGctgagtagtagtagtaatcTTTGACTATAGACGAaatcaattgttgttttttgtttaattttattttataaatccTCTCTTCCATATTCTCTTTCTTAGTCATTCTTGAAAAACTAGGAAAATTCTCAACTATTGTTGCTCTAAAATTTTACCCTTTCAAAGTGGCATGACACAAGTCATGTCACTATTTATTATGTcactatttattaattaattttttaagtatGACGCATAtaattaaaagagaaaatttgtataaagtaataattaatgaaatgagTCTATAATATgtgtataactaatgaaataaaattgttacttctgtcctattttatgtgtttgattcggttaacgaagttatttttaattcaattttttataatgttaaatttaatattaatatacaaagtttacatatttagaaattacactaaaagtattattatacacaaaaaattaaatttaaaaataagtaaaaaaataataaagaaaaataaacaaagaagaaagagttggtttgatagtatgacagataaaatggaacGGATggagtattttttaattaattaatttttaatttaataatatgcaATATGCTAattcaacttttcaaaaatcaatattaatcaatcaaattaaaaattagaaataaaatggaATTGAATATAGTATTAAAAAGTGGGAATATAATGATTGCGGAGGAGGATCCTTTATTTCTTGAGCTACTAATCAAGTAAAGTGCACATTTGACCTCCCTTTCTACAACCAATGGATTATCACATAGATGCTTGCCACATAAAAGGCTTTTAaggtgattttaattttaatactaataataataaataaatatgaaatatattgaaatcttgtttggttggatgtagttgcaattcaattacaacaTAATTTTTTGACCACTCAAATTGCCATGTTTAAcgggggaattgcaatttcactacattgtttctttataatttaattattaaaagtgTCATTTCCCATTTCCAAAAGTATATATTAGAGCAATATGGACCTATGGTAGCTTGGGTTAATCAAACTTCATAATTTTTGctgcatatatataaacaggGAATAactaatattgatgttttgAAACTTAATTTCCCTTACTTGATTAACAATAATTGGTTGTTGGAATTTGTATGATATGAACATgatattggaggattatgaaaATGGGTTAAATGGTATGATATATTGATTATATTCTCTCCCACCTAATGGGGTTAGATcacttatataaaaaaaagagaattgattaagtactttttttttttttaaagcaaaaattaaagctatTATTAATCTGTAAGTAACGAACGAATACAAATCGGGAGGTTCAAAATCCTAGAAATGAGAATCTGAGAGGCTACAGCTCTGGCCGATTAagtgcactttttttttttttttttttgagttctactgactcggttacaatgtagtatacaCCGGgtaccgcttgaccacaaggcctttggcaagtGCACTTTTAGTTCATAAGAAATGTAGAAAAGgtcaaagtaaaataaaattggggtgAGCTAATATcatgattaattatatattgaggaggctatttgaaaatcaaaattgctgttaattatataatgaacTAAAATCGTCATTTTTTTCTCATGATAATGAACATTATTGCATATCTTTTAGGtgaaagaaaatcaaatattcaCTAGATTATGCCATGTTGGTAATTAGTGCTCGTTTCAATTTAGTTCTCTCAACTATAGCGGTAAGCACCTTGTTCTCAGATGGCAGAGTAGCGACTCTcttatatgggaggtcatgagttcggagggcctcagtggaggtgatactgactctttgtgctccaataggttgagaaagtatgtttgaacagatactacaactacaatctaatagagttttagttgtattaaaaaaaaactatagctttattttctcatatttaattcttgaatgtaaaataacattttacttttagtctaaaatattttttgatgtGGTAAATTTCACCAAGTATCCATACTTGTACTAGTATTTAGTCGGTAAGTGTATTGAAATACGATCATATATCTTTTAGTAAATGATGTGGGGCTCGAGAGAGAGACAAATGTGGTCAGAGGTTCCTGAGCTGGTAGCAATAGTATGAAAATTGTCAAAAGGTCCCTTAATCATGTGTCTCAcggggtatttatagggagtTCTAACGAACACATGCCGAGAGGTCGGCATGCGTGCCACGTTCCCTACATGCACTAGGTAGCCCAGTCGGCTAAGGAGGGACGAACACATGTGAGAATGTACCTGTCCAATTAATAGATTGTTGGGGTTAGTATAGGCGTGAAGCACCTGTGGGCGATCCTCAGTTGAGCATTCAGGTCGagactgaccttcgaaaaatgTGGGAAGCGGCTCATTAAGCCTTAGCATCGATAATCCTTTCAAACCGGGTCAGTCAAGTGCGCTTTCTGGTCGGTCCAAGTCAGGAAATCTCCTGGATCTTGAGACGACTCGTATCTAATTAGGCTCTGGTATGGAATCGTATGTAGCTCAAGATATATTTCCTCACTTTTAATTACAGACATAAAACAGAGTAaaatttggtgaaaattttcataacgtgaaattattcaaaattaaaagtgaattattttaaacatacaaatttaaaccaagaatataattaaaaatataaaaattattgcaGTGGAGTAAAggtaaaataaactttttaatttgCCGACAAAAGCTGTGGAAAATCTATGAGGACCTAAAAAAAAGTGGTGAAACTGTTTTTAATAGTGAATTTTATATGACAGTTCTTCAGAAGCTGCAATTTTGGTCTCCCCAGAGGAATATGAAGGGTCATACTCAGGTCTTACAACATCAAAAATTTTGAATGAGTAAATTATAGTCTGATTGAGTAACTCATTAaatgagaaaattaattaaagtcaTTTATAAAGACGGTGAAACTCGATCTTATACTATAATTGTCCAAATTTAATCATACATCTTTATCGATAATATGCTACTTAAGAATCAACTGAGCTAACATATATAGTGCCCCTTACAGCTCTCTTATaccattttaatatatatatatatatatatatatatatatagtttaaggaTCAAATGAGGACTTTTAGTTAGGTGAGGAGCCTGTGAACTTATCTGATcctttgatttaaataatttaatggttgtgattaattatatgcaatagatttaatttttcgccctcagtttgttgtgcattcgttcTTAGTTTTTTGTGCATTTGgtctcagtttgttgtgcatcCGGTCTCAGTTTATTGTGCATTCATAGCCGTTAGATTAGTCCACAGGATCCTTACCTAATTATAAGTTCTCACCTGATCaggagcatatatatatatatatatatataacaatagatataaaatttaaaattagaattaaaaccAAAAAGAGTGATGAAGTAGCAATTGCAATTGAAGAACAATCTAAGAACATACATGCACGAGGCATTCTGAGCATCACACGAACAACATTTTTGATAGCATAATAACTTTGATGTGACCCATGCTTTTGTAGCACTCTCTTCTTGAAAACATATTTAACTACTAACCAaatttcaaaaggaaaaaaataaaaaataaaatgttcaaCATTATACAGAGTATGTGGTGACCATGAAAAGACAGACAAATTAAAGCAGCCCAACATGCATGTTGATATTGTACGGTAGACTTGTCCACTTGTTAAACAAAGTGTAGCTACTTCCCTTAATTCTActtaatcatcatcatcactatcatagAAGTTTTGTGATCTAGTCaaatatattgtagaatttaataaaataaaatttcaatatttccCACAAATAAACCATATGCACACAAAAACGATTAgatcaattttgtttttaatgattcaaaaagttttttttgacaaaacatGCATCACAATTAAAGATTTGGAAATGACACATGTTTGATACACCCATGCATATTGAAAAATCTCCTCATTAAGAACTTATTCATTGTATCAATGTATCATCCTTAATTGTGTCACacacaaaaatttgaaatcttttgtTTATTATCATACCTCAAACCCGAcctttaataataaatttttacgtgtatcttttttttttaatctattttttatatatagaaaattagaTCAATTCTATTTTCAACAGTACACTTTCCATTTTCATGTAGATTGTCTTACCAAAAGCCAAAGATCCATGATAGAACTAACCCAACAAACCATCATACACTTCACTCTAATTTTGTGATTTgatatcaaaatttcaaatatcTTAATTTTAAGAGGGACGATTTGGTAGTTAAGAAAATTCTAACTTTCTTGAAGATTTAAAAGGTGAAAAATTTATTCTCATGTTTGATGGAATCTTTAATTTAACTTAGGAAAGTTCAGGTCAACTATTAATCAAATTTCATGATGTCAAGAAAAGTAAATGTTACATAAGGGGGTAGGATTCTTTTTCCCAGTGACTAGAAATCTACTGAATTTGTTTAAGTACATATTTATCCTTTTTggcgtcagataaaaaatctcttaaaaatataagaaatttgttTCTCGTACCATTAATTACATCCAAGTAGGTAGTTAATATCATTGACTAGCTttctatattaaatataatcCTTAATATATAACAATGCACGTCtcttcttttaaaaattcattattatattgtttttaaatttcattactATATATGATTCATAATCTGATTTGTAAATTACTATGACCctgtttgataaaatagttagctatttgacttggttaaaaaaatcaatataagtgtttggttaatcaattttttgtaatttcaaaatgctaaaattcaaaaagttgttcaattaactttttgaaaaaagaaattatatcaaacagctatcaactatcagcttacaactaatttatcaaatatttttctacaatcaactatcTAGTTATACCATCTAAGttagctaacagtcatttaccaaaagGATCTATAACCATGCATATTATAACTGcattatgtatgcatatatcTGTCTTTTTTAATGCATCAGATTTTTTGTGAGAGAATTTAACAAAGAAAGGAGTAAGTGATGCACCCATATATGCATGAAGTCAAAGCTAAGGGGGAAGAGATGGAAGGATGAAAGGGAATAAAACATAATGATTAGAACACAGTTTGGAAAGTTTAAGAATGGTAGATTGCTGAAAACAATTGGCTTAGGCATGAATGAAGAATGCAAAGGGCGTGCTCGGCGCGTGCGCCCTTCCCCATCATgccctacacacacacacacatatatagtatAACTTAAGCATTAAGGAATAGCAGGACTAGTGGAGGTGGACTGGTGGTACCGTGGTACTACCATTGCTGCAACGCCAGGCGTGCACCCACTTATTCACTCATAATTTattgctaattaattaaatatttacgaGTTCGAGTAATTTATTAGAACATACATAGTagtgatttttatttaatcttttgcagaaaaaatttaatttggtgtAAAAGTAACTGGTGTGCGATgaaattttttgagaaagtttACTCGAACAAAAATTTTgtctgaaattattttttttaaaaaaaaaagaagattgcAGGCGCTCACTGTCTACCTCAATAGGCGCGTATTCCATACGCCCGCCAGCCACTATAAAGTTTTCAACggtcaaaatttttttttctcttttatttttatctctttTACATTGCACTTAAAAAATGGTGCAAAATTTCTAACTGATATGATGCTCATATAGattttttattgataaatttgatttttcttatAATGAAATACATAATTAGTAATGATGTGAAAGGAAATATCTCTATGATATTGTGAATGCTCGTAGACTCTTTGCATGCACTTAGAGAGTAAATTTTGAATTGGGTATCTTAGTCTATTTGAATTGATATAAGTAGCTGGTTCcttcattttgaaaatattatctCATTTGACTAGGCACAAGAGTTATGAGATTATATTTAATGTGTTAATTGAGTGATATGTTTTCGTTAATGTATTAATTTGTTGATAGTATACACTTGTGAcaaatttgatagtatataatcATTTGTGTGGGAGTTTTTGTAATTGACTATAATTACTTGTTAATGGTATAAAGGTTGTGGTTGCATTTATGTATTAATAgaaaattatgataatattgTTGTATTGATGTGAAACATGATTCTCTAAGGTATCACTTGTACATACACTAGGGAGAAAAATagaagattaataataatattttataagataaATCACCATTTTAATATTGATGGAATAATGGTGTCTAGTTCAACTCATTTGACCCAAGTTATtgagtattatttaaaaagttaaattccATACATATATTGGAGTTCATAGTCATACATAGGGGATATAAGATATCAATGAAACTTGATAGTGTATTTTACATAGGTTGCAAAGGCTTATCTTAGAAATACATTAGGATAGTCTCGATTAGCAGCAAAGTAAACTCTCACTGATTGGCCAATAGCTTGAGGGAACGAAGTTCTAGGGAGACAGGGACGAGACTTCACCTAGTGATCTCTTTCTGTGGAAATGCTTCAAATAtcatattatctaattaacatttCATATCCATCATCGACATGCCTCATCTAGTTGAGGCAACTCGCAAGAGACAAAGACTACTAATATcatataatatcataagaaagtCAATTCTAAAGAAAAGTCATTTTTTGGTGCTTCGTTCAGTGGTAAGTGATTGATGCAAGTAAAATCGAACTACATTGGGCTTGATTCCGACAACG contains the following coding sequences:
- the LOC116004694 gene encoding choline/ethanolaminephosphotransferase 1-like — its product is MGYIGAHGIAALHRYKYSGVDHSYLAKYVLQPFWSRCVNFFPLWMPPNMITLTGFMFLVTSALLGYIYSPQLDSPPPRWVHFAHGLLLFLYQTFDAVDGKQARRTNSSSPLGELFDHGCDALACTFEALAFGSTAMCGPATFWFWFISAVTFYCATWEHYFTNTLILPAINGPTEGLMLIYFAHFFTALVGAEWWAQPFGKSLPVFSWVPFIDEISTVRAVLLLMIVFGVIPTVSFNVQNVYKVVTAKKGSMLLALAMLYPFVVLLGGVLLWEYISPYGLMGNYPHLFIVGTGLAFGFLVGRMILSHLCDEPKGLKTSMCMSLLYLPFAIANALTARLNDGIPLVDEFWILLGFCVYSVSLYLHFATSVIHEITAALGISCFRITRKEA